One Fontisphaera persica DNA window includes the following coding sequences:
- a CDS encoding class I fructose-bisphosphate aldolase: protein MNSKILELLGSDADYLLKHECKTVCKSKLHLPGPDFVDRIFAPTDRNPQVLCALQRMFNTGRLAGTGYLSILPVDQGIEHSAGASFAPNPDYFDPENIVKLAIEGGCNAVASTLGVLGMCSRKYAHKIPFMVKLNHNELMTYPNKFDQVYFAQVEQAWNMGACAVGATIYFGSPESTRQIVETSIAFKRAHELGMATVLWCYLRNNAFKKDKDYHVAADLTAQANHLGVTIEADIIKQKLPECNGGYNVLEKYGKTHKLVYEKLTTDHPIDLTRYQVVNCYMGRAGLINSGGESKGAGDLAAAVKTAVINKRAGGMGLISGRKAFQRPMKEGVELLNAIQDVYLDKDITVA, encoded by the coding sequence ATGAACTCGAAAATTCTTGAACTGCTGGGCAGCGATGCGGATTACCTGTTGAAACACGAGTGCAAGACGGTGTGCAAATCGAAGTTGCACCTGCCCGGCCCGGACTTTGTGGATCGCATTTTTGCGCCCACGGATCGCAACCCGCAGGTGCTGTGCGCGCTGCAGCGGATGTTCAACACCGGGCGTCTGGCGGGGACGGGTTATCTTTCCATTTTGCCGGTGGACCAGGGGATAGAGCACTCGGCGGGCGCGAGTTTTGCGCCGAATCCGGATTACTTTGACCCGGAAAACATTGTGAAGCTGGCGATTGAGGGGGGCTGCAACGCGGTGGCGTCCACGCTGGGGGTGTTGGGGATGTGCTCGCGGAAATACGCGCACAAGATACCGTTCATGGTGAAGCTGAATCACAATGAGCTGATGACCTATCCGAACAAGTTTGACCAGGTGTATTTTGCGCAGGTGGAGCAGGCATGGAACATGGGGGCGTGCGCGGTGGGGGCCACGATTTACTTTGGCTCGCCGGAGTCCACGCGGCAAATTGTGGAAACGAGCATTGCCTTCAAACGCGCGCACGAGCTGGGGATGGCGACTGTTTTGTGGTGCTATCTGCGGAATAACGCCTTCAAGAAAGACAAAGATTATCATGTGGCGGCGGATCTCACGGCGCAGGCCAATCATCTGGGCGTCACCATTGAGGCGGACATCATCAAGCAGAAGCTGCCGGAGTGCAACGGCGGGTACAACGTGCTTGAGAAGTACGGCAAGACGCACAAGCTGGTGTACGAGAAGCTGACCACGGACCATCCAATTGATCTGACGCGTTATCAGGTGGTCAATTGCTACATGGGCCGGGCGGGGCTGATCAACTCGGGCGGTGAATCCAAGGGGGCGGGCGATTTGGCCGCCGCCGTGAAGACGGCCGTCATCAACAAGCGCGCGGGCGGCATGGGGTTGATTTCCGGGCGCAAAGCCTTCCAACGCCCCATGAAAGAGGGCGTGGAATTGCTGAATGCCATTCAGGACGTGTACCTGGACAAGGATATTACCGTGGCCTGA
- a CDS encoding YgfZ/GcvT domain-containing protein, translating into MRVLPLQETHASLGARFTSVNGVDLVAHYGDAPGEYRALTDTAGVLDLSARGRLCLTGQDRQRFLNGQVTNNVKDLQPGQGCYAALLTPKGKVQADLYIHALAQELLLDFEPGQLEAVSRRIEKYLIADDVQLVNVTPHYGLLSVQGPHARAVVESLNLGVALPTAPCHSVTVQHPAWGELCLANVPRLLTCGVDLFVPVSALESVWTALLAAAARAGGRAAGWEALETARIEQGIPRFPVDMDDTNLAPEAGLDTRAISYTKGCYTGQEVIARIRTYGQVAKHLRRVAWQQSAKVLPQKGDKVFEGGKEIGYATSSTYSPALKSNLALVYIRREYDRPGREVELSAGAERFRATILETGPAGV; encoded by the coding sequence ATGCGCGTTCTGCCCTTGCAGGAAACCCACGCCAGCCTCGGCGCGCGCTTCACCTCCGTCAATGGCGTGGACCTCGTGGCCCACTACGGCGATGCCCCCGGCGAGTACCGCGCCCTGACCGATACCGCCGGCGTGCTCGACCTCTCGGCCCGCGGGCGACTCTGCCTCACCGGCCAGGACCGCCAGCGCTTTCTCAACGGCCAGGTCACCAACAACGTCAAGGACCTCCAGCCCGGCCAGGGCTGTTACGCCGCCCTCCTCACCCCCAAAGGCAAGGTCCAGGCTGACCTGTACATTCACGCCCTCGCCCAGGAACTCCTGCTCGATTTCGAGCCGGGCCAGCTCGAAGCGGTCTCCCGGCGCATCGAAAAATACCTCATCGCCGATGACGTCCAACTGGTCAACGTCACCCCTCACTACGGCCTGCTCAGCGTGCAAGGCCCCCACGCCCGGGCCGTGGTCGAAAGCCTGAACCTTGGCGTGGCACTCCCCACCGCCCCCTGTCACTCCGTCACCGTCCAACATCCGGCCTGGGGCGAGCTCTGCCTCGCCAACGTCCCCCGCCTCCTCACCTGCGGCGTGGACCTCTTCGTGCCCGTGTCGGCGCTCGAATCCGTCTGGACCGCCCTGCTGGCGGCCGCCGCCCGCGCCGGCGGACGCGCCGCCGGTTGGGAGGCCCTGGAAACCGCCCGCATCGAGCAGGGCATCCCTCGCTTTCCCGTGGACATGGACGATACCAACCTGGCCCCGGAAGCCGGCCTCGATACCCGTGCCATCAGCTACACCAAGGGCTGCTACACCGGCCAGGAAGTCATCGCCCGCATCCGCACCTACGGCCAGGTCGCCAAACACCTCCGCCGCGTCGCCTGGCAACAAAGCGCTAAAGTTTTACCCCAAAAAGGCGATAAGGTATTTGAGGGCGGGAAAGAGATTGGCTATGCCACCAGCTCGACTTACTCTCCGGCATTAAAGTCCAACCTCGCCCTCGTTTATATTCGCCGCGAATACGACCGGCCCGGCCGGGAAGTGGAACTGTCCGCCGGCGCCGAGAGATTCCGCGCCACCATCTTGGAAACCGGCCCTGCTGGAGTCTGA
- a CDS encoding TIGR00266 family protein: MDKPPIVPPVIGSAPPPPRVMHEIDFKIFGDDMQFVEIELDPMEAAVAEAGSMMYMEDGIEMETVFGDGSQQNSGFLSALVGAGKRLLTGESLFMTVFQNRAPAKRRVAFGAPYPGKIIPVHLAELGGELHTQKDAFLCAAKGVTVGIAFQRRIGAGLFGGEGFILQRLQGDGYAFIHAGGTLCEKILAPNEVLRVDTGCVVAFQPSVQFDIQFVGKIKTALFGGEGLFFATLRGPGRVWLQSLPLSRLADRIVAASQAGGRREEGSVLGGLGNLLDGD, translated from the coding sequence ATGGATAAACCACCAATCGTACCTCCCGTCATCGGCAGTGCACCCCCGCCTCCGCGGGTCATGCACGAAATTGACTTCAAGATTTTCGGCGACGACATGCAGTTCGTCGAAATCGAGCTCGACCCCATGGAAGCCGCCGTCGCCGAGGCCGGCTCCATGATGTACATGGAAGACGGCATCGAAATGGAAACTGTCTTCGGCGACGGCTCCCAACAAAACAGCGGCTTTCTTTCCGCCCTCGTCGGCGCCGGCAAACGCCTCCTCACCGGCGAATCCCTCTTCATGACCGTCTTTCAAAACCGCGCCCCCGCCAAACGCCGCGTCGCCTTTGGCGCGCCGTATCCGGGCAAAATCATCCCCGTCCACCTCGCCGAATTGGGCGGCGAGCTCCACACCCAAAAGGACGCCTTCCTCTGCGCCGCCAAGGGCGTCACCGTCGGCATCGCCTTCCAACGCCGCATCGGCGCGGGCCTGTTTGGCGGCGAAGGCTTCATTTTGCAACGCCTCCAGGGGGACGGCTACGCCTTCATCCACGCCGGCGGCACTCTCTGCGAAAAAATCCTCGCCCCCAACGAAGTGCTGCGGGTGGACACCGGCTGCGTGGTGGCCTTCCAGCCCTCCGTCCAGTTTGACATCCAGTTTGTTGGCAAAATCAAAACCGCCCTCTTCGGCGGCGAAGGCTTGTTCTTCGCCACCCTCCGCGGGCCGGGCCGCGTCTGGCTCCAAAGCCTGCCGCTCAGCCGCCTGGCCGACCGCATCGTTGCCGCCTCCCAGGCGGGCGGCCGCCGCGAGGAAGGCTCCGTGCTCGGCGGCTTGGGCAATCTGCTCGACGGCGACTGA
- a CDS encoding deoxyribonuclease IV yields the protein MKLGAHMSTSGGVHRALERGLGIGCEIVQLFVKNNMQWFGRPYPPQDLARFAQLAAAGQLSAIFGHTGYLINIAAPASPNRDRSLQSLTQEIQLAESLGLPFLVLHPGAHLGHGETTGLRQAAAALDEVFQATPHSPVRIALENTAGQGTCLGHRLEHLFELYALVKHPQRLAVCLDTAHFFAAGYDLRYPKVWDALIAECERRLGLDQLLAFHLNDSKSPLGSRVDRHAGIGQGAMGRDAFRHIVNDPRFRDRPGCLETPKSEDLHEDVENLAILRSLMEPPPPTARRRRKPAQPALGKSPKPAHIKPQLTS from the coding sequence ATGAAACTCGGCGCCCACATGTCCACCAGCGGCGGGGTCCATCGCGCCCTCGAACGCGGCCTGGGCATCGGCTGCGAAATCGTGCAGTTGTTTGTCAAAAACAACATGCAATGGTTTGGCCGGCCCTACCCGCCGCAGGACCTGGCCCGCTTTGCCCAACTCGCCGCCGCGGGCCAGCTCTCCGCCATTTTTGGCCACACGGGCTACCTGATTAACATCGCCGCCCCCGCCTCCCCCAACCGCGACCGCTCCCTCCAATCACTTACCCAGGAAATCCAACTGGCCGAAAGCCTCGGCCTCCCCTTCCTGGTCTTGCATCCCGGTGCCCATCTGGGCCACGGAGAAACCACCGGCTTGCGCCAGGCCGCCGCCGCCCTGGATGAAGTCTTTCAGGCCACGCCCCATTCCCCCGTCCGCATTGCCCTCGAAAACACCGCGGGCCAGGGCACTTGCCTGGGCCATCGGCTGGAGCACCTCTTTGAGTTGTACGCCCTGGTGAAACACCCCCAACGCCTCGCCGTGTGCCTGGACACCGCCCACTTCTTTGCCGCCGGTTATGACCTCCGTTATCCCAAGGTGTGGGATGCCCTCATCGCCGAATGCGAGCGCCGCCTGGGCCTCGACCAGCTCCTGGCTTTTCATCTCAACGATTCCAAAAGCCCCTTGGGCTCCCGCGTGGACCGCCACGCCGGCATCGGCCAGGGAGCGATGGGACGCGACGCCTTCCGCCACATCGTCAATGACCCCCGCTTTCGCGACCGCCCCGGCTGCCTGGAAACGCCCAAATCCGAAGATTTGCATGAAGACGTGGAAAATCTCGCCATCCTCCGCAGCTTGATGGAGCCTCCGCCCCCAACAGCCCGCAGACGGCGCAAACCAGCCCAGCCGGCACTTGGCAAGTCTCCAAAACCCGCGCATATTAAACCTCAACTGACATCGTAA
- a CDS encoding 2-oxo acid dehydrogenase subunit E2, which yields MPYVPILMPQLGESIAEATVVRLLVAPGDHVENHQEVLEVETNKATMTVVSPCAGRLAEWRVQVNESYPVGAVLGHIEAEQAITPPTTTAPPPPPAAPPQPPTPPSSTVSTLPLASPPQKVEPRVKGLPVPADRVGATYMSPRLKARIQELGLQAADLAGIAGSGAGGRVTIEDFERYIAHLEQQKLTPASPMRVAVADAMRRSWTRPLATVGLPVLLDPLLQHRKQFDPKPGPTLYALRALALALAENSAPAGRLVGARIVHPPAVDIGFAVEAEEGVLVPVIRAADQKRLVELVPLYERLLRQARARNLPADATGGSICTVTNYGTFGLIWATPIPLPEQTLVLGLGAGRKVPRWDDAKGQFVPVTEAYLTLSFDHRVLDGGAAGRLLTRIAALMNQPDQL from the coding sequence ATGCCATACGTCCCCATTTTGATGCCGCAATTGGGTGAATCCATCGCCGAAGCCACCGTCGTGCGCCTGCTGGTGGCCCCGGGCGACCACGTCGAAAACCACCAGGAAGTCCTCGAAGTGGAAACCAACAAAGCCACCATGACCGTCGTCAGCCCCTGTGCCGGACGCCTGGCCGAATGGCGCGTGCAGGTCAACGAAAGTTATCCCGTCGGCGCCGTGCTGGGCCACATCGAGGCGGAACAAGCCATCACGCCACCCACCACCACCGCCCCCCCTCCACCCCCCGCAGCCCCCCCCCAGCCGCCAACGCCGCCCTCTTCGACCGTCTCCACTTTGCCCCTCGCCTCACCCCCCCAAAAAGTCGAGCCGCGCGTCAAGGGCCTGCCCGTGCCCGCCGACCGCGTAGGCGCCACCTACATGTCCCCGCGCCTCAAGGCCCGCATCCAGGAGCTGGGACTCCAGGCGGCCGATTTGGCCGGCATCGCCGGCAGCGGCGCCGGCGGCCGCGTCACCATCGAGGACTTTGAGCGCTACATTGCCCACTTGGAGCAGCAAAAACTCACCCCCGCCTCGCCCATGCGCGTCGCCGTGGCCGACGCCATGCGCCGGAGCTGGACCCGGCCCCTCGCCACCGTGGGGTTGCCCGTCCTGCTCGACCCCCTCCTGCAACATCGCAAGCAATTCGACCCCAAACCCGGCCCCACCTTGTATGCCCTGCGCGCCCTCGCCCTGGCCCTCGCCGAAAACAGCGCCCCCGCCGGCCGTTTGGTTGGCGCCCGCATCGTCCATCCCCCGGCGGTGGACATTGGCTTTGCCGTCGAAGCCGAGGAAGGCGTGCTGGTCCCCGTCATCCGGGCCGCCGACCAAAAGCGCCTCGTCGAATTGGTCCCCCTTTATGAGCGTTTGCTGCGCCAGGCGCGCGCGCGCAATCTGCCCGCCGACGCCACCGGCGGCTCCATCTGCACCGTCACCAATTACGGGACCTTCGGCCTGATTTGGGCCACCCCCATCCCCCTGCCGGAGCAAACCCTCGTGCTGGGCCTGGGCGCCGGCCGCAAAGTCCCGCGCTGGGACGACGCCAAGGGCCAGTTTGTGCCCGTCACGGAGGCTTATTTGACCCTGAGCTTTGACCACCGCGTCTTGGACGGCGGCGCCGCCGGGCGGTTGTTGACCCGCATTGCTGCCCTGATGAACCAGCCCGACCAATTATAG
- a CDS encoding alpha-ketoacid dehydrogenase subunit beta, which produces MSITYLEAIRAAQAKALAEDPRVFIYGQDVGAFGGAFKATKNLQQEFPGRVLDAPISEDAILGAAVGAAIEGMRPIVEIQFADFSTVAFNQIVNQAATLFWRTGVPCPIVVRLPSGGTLGSGPFHSQSMEALYAHYPGLIVMTPATVEDAYSMLLEAVAIDDPVIFCEHKFLYYHLKAEALPETALPAGRARITRPGRDLSLVTYSAMVHEALAAAEELAAEGAELEIVDLRSVKPLDTDTIMASVARTGRLLAVGEAWPWGGVTAEIVARVAAEGFNLLDAPPQRLNAKDTPIPFHPNLWAAHRPTARSIAEAARKLLRL; this is translated from the coding sequence ATGAGCATCACTTACCTTGAAGCCATCCGCGCCGCCCAGGCCAAAGCCCTGGCCGAGGATCCGCGGGTCTTTATTTACGGCCAGGATGTGGGCGCCTTCGGCGGTGCCTTCAAAGCCACCAAAAACCTGCAGCAGGAATTTCCCGGCCGGGTGCTGGATGCCCCCATCAGCGAAGACGCCATCCTCGGCGCCGCCGTGGGCGCCGCCATCGAAGGCATGCGCCCCATCGTCGAAATTCAATTCGCCGATTTTTCCACCGTCGCCTTCAACCAGATTGTCAACCAGGCCGCCACCCTCTTCTGGCGCACCGGCGTCCCCTGCCCCATCGTGGTCCGCCTCCCCTCCGGCGGCACCTTGGGCAGCGGCCCCTTCCACAGCCAGAGCATGGAGGCGCTCTACGCCCATTACCCCGGCCTGATTGTCATGACCCCCGCCACCGTCGAAGACGCCTACAGCATGTTGCTGGAAGCCGTGGCCATTGATGACCCCGTGATTTTCTGCGAACACAAATTCCTTTACTACCATCTCAAAGCAGAAGCCCTGCCGGAAACCGCCCTCCCCGCCGGACGCGCCCGCATCACCCGCCCCGGCCGCGACCTCTCCCTGGTCACCTACAGCGCCATGGTCCATGAAGCCCTGGCCGCCGCCGAGGAGCTGGCCGCCGAAGGCGCCGAACTGGAAATCGTGGACCTCCGCTCCGTCAAACCCCTCGACACCGACACCATCATGGCCTCCGTGGCCCGCACCGGCCGCCTCCTCGCCGTGGGCGAAGCCTGGCCGTGGGGAGGCGTCACCGCCGAAATCGTGGCCCGCGTGGCCGCCGAAGGCTTCAACCTCCTGGACGCGCCGCCCCAGCGGTTGAACGCCAAAGATACTCCCATCCCTTTCCATCCCAATTTGTGGGCCGCCCACCGCCCCACCGCGCGCTCCATCGCCGAAGCAGCCCGCAAACTCCTGCGCCTATGA
- a CDS encoding thiamine pyrophosphate-dependent dehydrogenase E1 component subunit alpha yields the protein MVATQTTRDTVGESRAESLAQAFRWMLLARALDEKMANLYRGGRIHGGVFLGRGQEALSVSIGMALRPGDIFAPLIRDLAGRLAFGEPVLDAVRTHLGSVLGPMRGRDGNIHRGRPRAGLYVMISHLGAMISVVNGALLARRLQGRSGTVGATCIGDGGTSTGAFHEALNQAAVERLPLVLVIADNQYAYSTPTSRQYACASLLDRAKGYGVDGHGVDGTDLSACLATLNTAVRRAREGHGPQMVVASLLRLCGHGEHDDAFYVDPRLKESPLGRDCLAVAEQQVLAAGAASPAQIQQWRSQVQQEIEAAVAQVQQEPAPDPYAERWEAISTTRLLDQFAST from the coding sequence ATGGTCGCAACGCAAACGACCCGGGACACGGTTGGGGAGTCCAGGGCGGAAAGTCTCGCCCAGGCTTTCCGCTGGATGTTGCTTGCACGGGCGCTGGATGAAAAAATGGCCAACCTCTACCGGGGCGGCCGCATCCATGGTGGCGTTTTCCTGGGCCGCGGGCAGGAGGCCCTGAGCGTGTCCATCGGCATGGCCCTCCGGCCGGGCGATATTTTCGCACCCTTGATTCGGGATTTGGCGGGTCGCCTGGCCTTTGGCGAGCCCGTGCTGGATGCCGTGCGCACCCATCTAGGCTCCGTCCTCGGTCCCATGCGCGGACGCGACGGCAATATCCATCGGGGGCGTCCCCGCGCCGGCCTCTACGTCATGATCAGCCACCTCGGCGCCATGATCTCCGTGGTCAACGGCGCCCTCCTCGCCCGCCGCCTCCAGGGCCGCTCCGGCACTGTCGGCGCCACCTGCATCGGCGACGGCGGCACCTCCACCGGCGCCTTCCACGAAGCCCTCAACCAGGCCGCGGTGGAGCGGCTCCCGCTGGTGCTCGTCATTGCGGACAATCAATACGCCTACTCCACCCCCACCTCCCGCCAATATGCCTGCGCCAGCCTCCTCGACCGCGCCAAAGGCTACGGCGTGGACGGTCATGGGGTGGACGGCACCGACCTGAGCGCCTGTCTGGCCACGTTGAACACCGCCGTCAGGCGGGCCCGGGAAGGGCACGGCCCCCAAATGGTGGTCGCCTCCCTCCTCCGCCTCTGCGGCCATGGCGAACACGATGACGCCTTCTATGTGGACCCGCGCCTCAAAGAATCGCCGCTGGGCCGCGATTGCCTCGCCGTGGCCGAACAACAGGTGCTCGCCGCAGGAGCCGCCTCGCCCGCCCAAATTCAACAATGGCGCTCCCAGGTGCAGCAGGAAATCGAGGCGGCCGTCGCCCAGGTGCAACAGGAGCCGGCGCCCGACCCCTATGCGGAACGCTGGGAGGCCATCAGCACCACCCGTTTGTTGGACCAATTTGCTTCGACCTAA
- a CDS encoding M24 family metallopeptidase, protein MKSPNLLMYGASERNADMLYATGMISPDAFIYLRLKGRCFLVVPDLEVPRLRRLKGRCRILPLGAFRSTASNGVAFHSYDFLARVIRALLREHKVKKLIAPMDFPYGLARQLRRLKVKLKVANGPLFPERATKTTEEIKKISAALIMAEVGLAEGLQVLKNSKIGRQGKLTYHNSTLTAEKLRAIMNTAIYQAGGVPGNTIVAGGVQACDPHEPGHGALRAGEPIVLDVFPRSQKTGYFGDITRTVVKGRASEALRRLHDTVCRAQQLAFAQLRHGRPASEIHQSVAAFFQAQGYPTRLQPRRKEGFFHGTGHGVGLELHESPLLAAQSPDLVLRGHVVCIEPGLYYPELGGIRMEDVVVIGRRGIKNLTQFDRQLEV, encoded by the coding sequence ATGAAATCACCTAACTTGCTGATGTACGGGGCCAGCGAGCGTAATGCCGACATGCTTTACGCCACAGGGATGATTTCACCGGACGCTTTTATTTACCTTCGGCTCAAAGGCCGTTGCTTCCTGGTGGTGCCAGACCTCGAAGTCCCCCGCCTCCGCCGCCTCAAAGGACGCTGCCGTATCCTGCCCCTGGGCGCCTTCCGTTCCACGGCCTCCAACGGCGTGGCCTTTCACAGCTACGACTTCCTGGCCCGCGTCATTCGGGCCCTGCTCCGCGAGCACAAAGTAAAAAAACTCATCGCCCCCATGGATTTCCCTTATGGCCTGGCCCGCCAATTGCGGCGGCTCAAGGTCAAGCTCAAGGTGGCCAACGGCCCCCTTTTCCCCGAGCGGGCCACCAAAACCACCGAGGAAATCAAAAAAATCAGCGCCGCCCTCATCATGGCTGAAGTCGGACTGGCCGAAGGCCTGCAAGTGCTCAAAAACAGCAAAATCGGCCGCCAGGGCAAACTCACCTACCATAACAGCACGCTCACCGCCGAAAAATTGCGGGCCATCATGAACACCGCCATTTACCAGGCGGGCGGCGTCCCGGGCAACACCATCGTGGCGGGCGGTGTCCAGGCCTGCGACCCCCATGAACCCGGCCACGGCGCCCTCCGTGCCGGCGAGCCTATCGTCCTCGACGTCTTCCCGCGCTCACAAAAAACCGGTTACTTTGGCGACATCACCCGCACCGTCGTCAAGGGCCGTGCCTCCGAGGCCTTGCGCCGCCTCCATGACACCGTCTGCCGGGCGCAACAACTGGCCTTCGCCCAGTTGCGGCATGGCCGCCCCGCCAGTGAAATCCACCAGTCCGTTGCGGCCTTCTTTCAGGCGCAGGGCTATCCCACCCGTCTGCAGCCGCGCCGCAAAGAAGGCTTCTTCCATGGCACCGGCCACGGCGTGGGTCTGGAACTGCATGAATCCCCCCTCCTGGCCGCCCAATCCCCGGACCTGGTCCTCCGCGGGCACGTGGTGTGCATCGAACCCGGCCTCTATTACCCCGAGCTGGGCGGCATCCGCATGGAAGACGTGGTCGTCATCGGCCGCCGCGGCATCAAAAACCTCACCCAATTTGACCGCCAGTTGGAGGTATGA
- a CDS encoding PQQ-binding-like beta-propeller repeat protein — MPNAVIFSPMHMLTSAALVLWAGASLLAQSAWPEFRGPTGDGHAPKTARLPLSWSETNHVQWKTPIHGKGWASPVIWGHQIWLATATEDGTRLSALAVDARTGKILHDLLLFEVETPQYCHKFNSYASPTPAIEDGRVYVTFGAPGTAAVDTRTGKVLWTRRDFECNHYRGAGSSPILYQNLLILHFDGSDHQYLVALDKNTGKTVWRVNRSIDFQDLDAQGKPAMEGDLRKAFATPQVVNLQGRPLLISQGAKAQYAYDPLTGKEFWRFEERSCHSASGRPVYANGLLYMTCGFSRGTLLALRPDPQDPTRPPAEVWKLNRSMPSKPSPLVVNDMVFVVDDGGLASCLDALTGQEIWRERIGGNYSASPLYAPATSMIYCFSEDGKTTVFKAARKFEKVAENRLESGFMASPAVTGNALILRTRTHLYRIAE, encoded by the coding sequence ATGCCCAACGCCGTTATCTTCTCCCCCATGCACATGCTGACCTCCGCAGCTTTGGTCTTGTGGGCGGGCGCCTCCCTCCTGGCGCAATCCGCGTGGCCCGAATTTCGCGGCCCCACCGGCGACGGCCACGCCCCCAAAACCGCCCGCCTGCCCCTCTCCTGGTCCGAAACCAACCACGTCCAATGGAAAACTCCCATCCACGGCAAAGGCTGGGCTTCGCCCGTCATCTGGGGCCACCAAATCTGGCTCGCCACCGCCACCGAAGACGGCACCCGCCTCTCTGCCCTGGCCGTGGACGCGCGCACCGGCAAAATCCTGCACGACCTGCTGCTGTTTGAAGTCGAGACCCCCCAATACTGCCACAAGTTCAACTCCTACGCCTCCCCCACACCCGCCATTGAAGACGGACGCGTCTATGTCACCTTTGGCGCGCCCGGCACGGCCGCCGTGGATACCCGCACCGGCAAGGTTTTGTGGACGCGCCGAGATTTCGAGTGCAACCATTACCGCGGCGCAGGGTCCTCCCCCATCCTCTACCAAAACCTCCTCATCCTGCACTTCGACGGCAGCGACCATCAGTACCTCGTGGCGCTGGACAAAAACACCGGCAAAACCGTCTGGCGGGTCAATCGCTCCATTGATTTTCAAGACCTGGACGCCCAAGGCAAACCGGCCATGGAAGGCGATTTGCGCAAAGCTTTCGCCACCCCCCAAGTGGTGAACCTCCAGGGCCGGCCCCTGCTCATCAGCCAGGGCGCCAAGGCCCAATATGCCTACGACCCGTTGACCGGCAAAGAATTCTGGCGCTTTGAAGAACGCTCCTGCCACTCCGCCAGCGGCAGGCCCGTGTACGCCAACGGCCTTCTTTACATGACCTGCGGTTTCTCCCGCGGCACGCTCCTCGCCTTGCGCCCCGACCCCCAAGACCCCACCCGCCCCCCGGCCGAAGTCTGGAAACTCAACCGCAGCATGCCCAGCAAACCCTCCCCGCTGGTGGTGAACGACATGGTTTTTGTCGTGGACGACGGCGGCCTTGCCTCCTGCCTGGACGCCCTGACCGGCCAGGAAATCTGGCGCGAGCGCATCGGCGGCAACTATTCCGCCTCGCCTCTCTACGCCCCCGCCACCAGCATGATTTATTGCTTCAGTGAAGACGGCAAAACCACCGTCTTCAAGGCCGCCCGGAAATTCGAGAAAGTGGCTGAAAACCGCCTCGAATCCGGCTTCATGGCCTCCCCGGCAGTCACGGGCAATGCGTTGATTTTGCGCACCCGCACCCATCTCTATCGCATCGCAGAATAA
- a CDS encoding thioredoxin family protein — MNALQILVLGPGCARCKTLAQLTEQAVKELGIPAEIHKVTEVKQIVSLGVMMTPALAVNGNLKLSGKVPTLAELKALLQSAADTA, encoded by the coding sequence ATGAATGCGTTGCAAATCCTGGTCCTGGGGCCGGGGTGCGCCCGTTGCAAGACGCTGGCCCAGCTCACTGAACAGGCGGTCAAAGAACTGGGAATCCCTGCGGAAATCCACAAGGTCACCGAGGTGAAACAAATCGTGTCCCTGGGAGTGATGATGACGCCGGCGCTGGCGGTCAACGGCAACCTCAAGCTCTCCGGCAAGGTGCCCACGCTGGCGGAATTAAAGGCGTTGCTGCAATCGGCGGCCGACACGGCCTGA
- a CDS encoding pyrroline-5-carboxylate reductase family protein yields MHHQSVGFIGGGRITRIFLSGWQKAGKLPERVVVSDVHAEVLSRLNTAHPAVQITADNAAAAAQDLVFLAVHPPVMVEVLNGIRAALRPEAVVVSLAPKFTLGRLRELLGGFGRLARVIPNAPSLMGLGYNPMVFAAELGAAERAEIAAWLEPLGEHPEVAEEKLEAYALLSAMGPTYFWFQWQALREVALGLGLTEGEIVPAMKRMVCGGARTLLESGLSPAEVMDLIPVKPLAEMEAQVTELYRTRLPALHQKIKP; encoded by the coding sequence ATGCATCACCAATCCGTAGGTTTTATAGGCGGGGGGCGCATCACGCGCATTTTCCTGAGCGGCTGGCAAAAAGCCGGCAAGCTGCCTGAGCGGGTCGTGGTCAGCGATGTCCATGCCGAAGTGTTAAGCCGGCTCAATACGGCGCATCCCGCGGTGCAAATCACCGCGGATAATGCGGCGGCGGCGGCGCAGGACCTCGTGTTTCTGGCGGTGCATCCGCCGGTGATGGTTGAGGTGTTGAACGGCATTCGCGCGGCCTTGCGTCCGGAGGCGGTGGTGGTGTCGCTGGCGCCCAAGTTCACGCTGGGCCGGCTGCGGGAGCTGTTGGGTGGTTTTGGGCGGCTGGCGCGGGTGATTCCCAATGCGCCTTCGCTGATGGGGCTGGGGTATAATCCGATGGTTTTTGCGGCGGAGCTGGGCGCGGCGGAGCGGGCGGAAATTGCGGCCTGGCTGGAGCCGCTGGGGGAGCATCCGGAGGTGGCGGAGGAGAAATTGGAGGCGTACGCCTTGTTGAGCGCGATGGGGCCGACTTATTTCTGGTTTCAATGGCAGGCGCTGCGGGAAGTGGCGCTGGGGCTTGGCTTGACGGAAGGGGAAATAGTGCCCGCCATGAAGCGAATGGTGTGCGGCGGCGCGCGGACGCTGCTGGAGTCAGGGTTAAGCCCCGCGGAGGTGATGGATTTGATACCGGTGAAGCCGCTGGCGGAGATGGAAGCGCAGGTGACGGAGTTGTACCGGACGCGGCTGCCAGCGCTGCATCAAAAAATCAAGCCCTAA